In one Culex quinquefasciatus strain JHB chromosome 2, VPISU_Cqui_1.0_pri_paternal, whole genome shotgun sequence genomic region, the following are encoded:
- the LOC6045653 gene encoding uncharacterized protein LOC6045653, translating into MKAFVVCAMVVAIVAGAAVDKKDAEKSAAPAEGEKKQDKRGLWDLGYGYESSHHGWEPSLKLSHGWEDPHVTTIIKKEHVPVPYEVEKHVPYPVKVPYPVTVEKHVPVVVEKKVPVYIEKPVAYPVKVPYKVKEYVEVPKPYPVHIEKPYPVIVKKPVYVEKTVPVVVKSHGWEPHHSHSYSEISHSWH; encoded by the exons ATGAAG GCTTTCGTTGTTTGTGCTATGGTCGTTGCCATCGTGGCTGGTGCCGCGGTGGACAAGAAGGACGCTGAGAAGTCGGCGGCCCCGGCGGAAGGTGAGAAGAAGCAGGACAAGCGTGGCCTGTGGGATCTGGGCTACGGATACGAGTCGTCGCACCATGGCTGGGAGCCCTCGCTGAAGTTGTCCCACGGATGGGAAGATCCTCATGTAACCACCATCATCAAGAAGGAGCACGTCCCGGTCCCATATGAGGTCGAGAAGCACGTCCCGTACCCGGTGAAGGTCCCATACCCAGTGACCGTCGAGAAGCACGTCCCAGTTGTCGTTGAGAAGAAGGTCCCGGTCTACATCGAGAAACCAGTGGCCTACCCAGTCAAGGTGCCGTACAAGGTCAAGGAGTACGTCGAAGTGCCCAAGCCATACCCAGTCCACATTGAGAAGCCCTACCCGGTCATCGTGAAGAAGCCCGTGTACGTCGAGAAGACCGTCCCAGTGGTCGTCAAGTCCCACGGCTGGGAGCCCCACCACAGCCACTCCTACTCTGAGATCTCTCACTCGTGGCACTAA